The Natribaculum luteum genome contains the following window.
CCAGTAGGCTCGCTCGAGTGCGAACCACGAGGGCCGTACCACTTTGTCCGATCGCGACGTACGACCGAGCATGGAGACCCGTCGAGCACTCGCGACGGACGCGGTGATCCCCCTCGAGGGGGAGGTCCTGCTCCTCGAGCGTGACCACCCCCCGTTCGAGGGACACTGGGTGTTGCCGGGCGGACTGGTCGAACGCGACGAGACCGCTCGCGAGGCGTGTACGCGGGAGGTCGAAGAGGAGGTCGGCCTCGAGGTCGACGTCCGCGAGTTCGTCGGCCTCTACGACGACCCCGACCGGGACGACCGCGGGAACGTGAGCGCGGCGTACCGCTGTGACCCGCAGGGTGAGGCGGACCCCGAACCTCGCGAGGAGGCACGCCGCGTGGCGACGTTCGATCCTGCGGACTTGCCGGCGATGGGATTCGACCACGAACGGATCGTCCGGGACGCGTTCGCAGAGCTATGAACGGCGTCGAATCGCTCGAGGACTGCTTCGAGTACGACGCGGCACTCGTCTTCGGCATCGGCGGCAGCGGCGACGTCGTGGGGAGCGTCCCGACGGCGCGTCTGCTCGAGGCACACGGCCTCGACGTCTTGCTGGGCGGCGTCGCGTGGGAGCCCGTGCCGAAAGACGACCGCCCGGGTCCCCGAAGTTTCGACGAGGTGGCCGCCCTCGAGCGGGTCAGCGAGTCGGTCGGCCTCGCGACCGGCGAGACCAGGACTCACGACGGCCTCGAGTTCTCGGAGACTGCGGTCGCCCGCCACCTCGGGGAGGAGGTCGCGCTCGTCGACATCAGCGACGGCGTCGAGACGATGACCGGAGGGATCGACGACGCCTGCGACCGCCTGGGGATCGACCTCGTCGTCGGCGTCGACGCCGGCGGCGACGTACTCGCCCGTGGCGACGAACCCGGCGTCCGGAGCCCGGTGACCGACGGGCTCGGACTCGTCGCACTCGAGAAACTCCAGGTCGACGCCTGCCTGGGCGTCGTCGGCTACGGGAGCGACGGCGAACTCGCTCCCGAGGAACTCGAGGCGGGCATTTCCCGCGCCGCCGACTGCGACGGGTTGCTCGGCGCGTGGGGAATCACCCGACGCGTCCGGGACGAACTCGAGGACCTGCTCGCTCACGTCGAGACGGAGGCGAGTCGCGTCCCCGTCGAAGCCGCACGCGGCGAGTACGGCGACCGGACGATCCGCGGCGGCGAGGTCTCGTTGCGGGCCGTGCCGGCGAGTGCAGTGACGTTCTACTTCGAGCCGTCGGCCGTCGCGGCGACCTCGCAGATCGCCGCCCGCGTCAGGGGGACCGAGAGCCTCGAGGCAGCGGCAGACGCGCTGCGAGAACTCGGCCTGCAGACGGAGTTCGAGACCGAGCAGCGACGACTCGACTCGTCCTGATACTGCCGGACAACACGGTGCAGCCGTCGATCGCACGCGAGACGCCGTCGCCAGCGGCGGCAGCCGTCGAGACGCGATCGAGGATTCACTGACTGTTGTCCGGTAGTATGAAATCGCTGGCTCGCTCGAGTGTGTGGCGCGTTCGGACGGAGACGTCAGCAGTGAGAACGTTCAACAGAATTATGTAATGGTGTGTTGTCATATAACAGAGAATGTCTGCCGACACCGCGTATCCGAACGACCATCCGCTCGATCCGCTGACGCCGGCGGAGATCGAGCGTGCTCGAGCGACCGTCGATGGCGCAGCGACGCTGAGCGACGACGCCCGGTTCGTCGAGATCACCCTCGCGGAACCGCCGAAGGAAGCGCTTCGCGCGTTCGAGGACGGCGGCGACAGTCCGGATCGACGGGCTCGAGTGGTCGTCAGGGACAAGGAAGACCACGCATCGTACGAGGGAGTCGTCTCGCTCGACGACGAGGAACTCCTCGAGTGGGACGAGATCGACCGCGGTCAGCCGCGGATGATCGGCGAGGAGTTCGTCGAGGTCGAAGAGGTCGTCACCGACCATCCGGAGTTTCGCGAGGCGGTGCGACGACGCGGAGCAGATCCGGACCTCGCGATCGTGACCGCCTGGTCTGCCGGCTACGACTTCGTCCCCGAGGACGTCGGTCGTGACAGGCGACTCGCCCACGGGATCGCCTGGGTGCACGGCGATCCCGACGACGAGGGGGCCGAGGCGTACAACCGGCCGCTCTCGGGAATCCACGCGTGGGTCGACCTCGACGACCGCGAGGTGGTCAAGGTCGTCGACACCGGTCCGAAGAGCACCGACGTCGTAGCCGACCGGGAGACGCGTTACTACCGGGAGGAAAAGCGCGAGCTTCGCGACGACCTCCGGCCGTACAACGTCGTCCAGCCCGAGGGGCCGAGCTGGGAGGTCGACGGACACACCGTCGAGTGGCAAAACTGGCACGTCCGCGTCGGCTTCAACCACCGCGAAGGCCTGGTCCTCTACGACGTCACGTACGACGACG
Protein-coding sequences here:
- a CDS encoding NUDIX domain-containing protein produces the protein METRRALATDAVIPLEGEVLLLERDHPPFEGHWVLPGGLVERDETAREACTREVEEEVGLEVDVREFVGLYDDPDRDDRGNVSAAYRCDPQGEADPEPREEARRVATFDPADLPAMGFDHERIVRDAFAEL
- a CDS encoding DUF1152 domain-containing protein, giving the protein MNGVESLEDCFEYDAALVFGIGGSGDVVGSVPTARLLEAHGLDVLLGGVAWEPVPKDDRPGPRSFDEVAALERVSESVGLATGETRTHDGLEFSETAVARHLGEEVALVDISDGVETMTGGIDDACDRLGIDLVVGVDAGGDVLARGDEPGVRSPVTDGLGLVALEKLQVDACLGVVGYGSDGELAPEELEAGISRAADCDGLLGAWGITRRVRDELEDLLAHVETEASRVPVEAARGEYGDRTIRGGEVSLRAVPASAVTFYFEPSAVAATSQIAARVRGTESLEAAADALRELGLQTEFETEQRRLDSS